The Lacipirellula parvula genome window below encodes:
- a CDS encoding vWA domain-containing protein has protein sequence MLQEKLAQLDADLQSKLSASRDPNSSEIRRLKTTVRVINNQIQHIENKRGMVLGMEMGRDQYARITENPFLPVSAANTDNRLSTFSIDIDTASYANVRQFLMQSHRLPPPDAVRIEELVNYFDYDYTPPTGDVPFAANVEVAGCPWAPEHRLVRVGIKGREIERTGRPLSNLVFLIDVSGSMNEPNKLPLLVAGMKQLTRQLGENDRVAIVVYASSEGLALDSTPGTDQSKILAALDQLQAGGSTAGGAGIQLAYQVAQQNFIKGAVNRVILCTDGDFNVGVTSPADLERMAETNAKETGVFLTVLGFGRGNLNDAMMEQVADKGNGNYHYIDTDREARKVLVEEMTGTLVTIAKDVKIQVEFNPAKVAGYRLIGYENRVLAAEDFNDDKKDAGEIGAGHTVTALYEIVPVGQPVAATAVDDLKYAPKVSEETKPAAEGGASGEDAAADEPASDELLTLKIRYKAPDGDQSTKLEFPIVDNGQTFAAASEDFKFASAVASFAMLLRNSEFKGNATYAAVAEIAAASQGNDPHEYRQEFVDMVERAKQLAGE, from the coding sequence ATGCTGCAAGAAAAGCTCGCCCAACTTGACGCTGATCTTCAAAGCAAGCTTTCCGCATCACGCGACCCCAACTCGTCGGAAATCCGCCGGCTCAAGACGACAGTCCGAGTCATCAACAATCAGATACAGCACATTGAAAACAAACGTGGCATGGTCCTAGGAATGGAAATGGGCCGCGACCAATACGCCCGCATCACCGAAAATCCGTTCCTCCCCGTCTCCGCCGCCAACACCGACAACCGCCTCAGCACCTTCTCGATCGACATCGACACCGCCAGCTACGCCAACGTCCGGCAGTTCCTCATGCAGTCGCACAGGCTGCCGCCGCCCGACGCGGTGCGGATCGAGGAGCTCGTGAACTACTTCGACTACGACTACACGCCGCCGACTGGCGACGTTCCGTTCGCCGCCAACGTCGAGGTCGCCGGCTGCCCCTGGGCGCCGGAGCATCGCCTCGTTCGCGTCGGCATCAAAGGCCGCGAGATCGAACGGACCGGCCGGCCGCTCTCGAACCTCGTCTTCCTGATCGACGTCTCGGGCTCGATGAACGAACCGAACAAGCTGCCGTTGCTCGTGGCGGGAATGAAGCAGCTCACCCGTCAGCTCGGCGAGAACGACCGCGTGGCGATCGTGGTCTACGCTTCCAGCGAAGGACTCGCGCTCGACAGCACGCCCGGCACGGATCAATCGAAGATCCTCGCCGCACTCGATCAGCTGCAAGCGGGCGGTTCGACCGCTGGCGGTGCGGGCATTCAGCTTGCTTACCAGGTCGCTCAACAGAACTTCATCAAGGGCGCCGTCAATCGCGTGATCCTCTGCACCGACGGCGATTTTAATGTTGGCGTCACCAGCCCTGCAGACTTGGAACGGATGGCTGAGACGAACGCCAAGGAAACGGGCGTCTTCCTCACCGTGCTCGGCTTCGGCCGCGGCAACCTCAACGACGCGATGATGGAACAGGTCGCCGACAAGGGCAACGGCAACTACCACTACATCGACACCGATCGCGAAGCCCGCAAGGTGCTCGTTGAGGAGATGACCGGCACGCTGGTAACGATCGCCAAGGACGTGAAGATTCAGGTTGAGTTCAACCCCGCGAAGGTCGCCGGTTACCGGCTCATCGGCTACGAGAACCGCGTGCTGGCTGCGGAAGATTTTAATGATGACAAGAAGGACGCCGGCGAGATCGGCGCCGGGCACACCGTCACCGCTCTTTATGAGATCGTTCCCGTCGGGCAACCAGTCGCGGCGACGGCCGTCGATGATTTGAAGTACGCTCCGAAGGTGTCGGAGGAAACCAAGCCGGCAGCGGAGGGCGGCGCGAGCGGTGAAGACGCCGCAGCCGACGAACCGGCAAGCGACGAACTCCTCACGCTCAAGATTCGCTACAAGGCCCCCGACGGCGACCAGAGCACGAAGCTTGAATTCCCCATCGTCGACAACGGCCAAACGTTCGCCGCCGCGAGCGAAGACTTCAAGTTCGCCTCAGCCGTCGCCAGCTTCGCGATGCTGCTGCGGAACTCGGAATTCAAAGGCAACGCCACCTACGCCGCGGTCGCTGAGATCGCCGCCGCGAGCCAAGGGAACGATCCGCACGAGTATCGGCAAGAGTTCGTCGACATGGTCGAGCGGGCGAAGCAGCTAGCCGGCGAGTAA
- a CDS encoding RNA polymerase sigma factor → MSDPPQQAFDLARLVHEHQADVWRYLRFLGASNDDADDLTQETFLAVGRTPFEIRSRHETAAYLRTAARNQLLMLRRRQGRQIETVDLAAAEEVWAEATGDGGMNEFLDALGQCYETLAGRTREAIDGFYRDDKSRDQLAAELALSLDGVKSLLRRTRTALRDCIERRLGRQSSATNEGEVT, encoded by the coding sequence GTGAGTGATCCCCCCCAGCAAGCGTTCGACCTCGCCCGACTGGTGCACGAGCATCAGGCCGACGTCTGGCGCTATCTGCGGTTCCTCGGCGCCAGCAACGACGACGCCGACGATCTCACGCAGGAGACGTTCCTCGCCGTCGGGCGGACGCCGTTCGAGATTCGTAGCCGGCACGAAACGGCCGCGTACCTTCGCACCGCGGCCCGCAACCAGCTATTGATGCTCCGCCGACGGCAGGGACGCCAGATCGAAACGGTCGACCTCGCCGCCGCCGAAGAGGTGTGGGCCGAGGCGACGGGCGACGGCGGGATGAACGAATTTCTCGACGCCCTCGGGCAGTGCTACGAAACCTTGGCCGGCCGAACGCGGGAAGCGATCGACGGCTTTTACCGCGACGACAAAAGCCGCGACCAACTGGCGGCGGAGTTGGCGCTGAGCCTCGACGGCGTGAAGTCGCTGCTGCGGCGGACTCGCACGGCGCTCCGCGACTGCATTGAACGCCGCCTCGGCCGACAGTCGAGCGCTACCAACGAGGGGGAAGTGACATGA
- a CDS encoding GxGYxYP domain-containing protein, producing MLRTSPCALAALCCLLAIASANAARAQAADGLTWPAGQVLPHFPTPAPQLDALDVSGLSPDEQLTFCALAGQVNRRQPRLALIDSRHEPEREAWFREPTIDLDLNPPFTAATKHKLLAKYAKEVAGVVLYDPSRNAHLRNVAFTAAGLRKALPVTRATYAALKQQGIELPILEDLTSLKATTALEAYEYLLNTYWPRCEKRFLVSSRPEGRDGDYYHTRDLAAACGAATIWLDCQDEAQRELYGKFLDDMPAGNAVVLGWYTTERSGMTTTTKFGIGMVPSDHFRNATIFAGGSHKITPPRTPPTPTLQNKLYITIFLSDGDNIQYTQCTMRRLWDQAAEARGKVPLNWTMPPGLVDVAPAILNYYYSTATLNDCFVCGPSGMGYIMPVNTLAEPGAPLGSAIDDRDRLAAFTQLSARYLQRAGLKVVTVWDNLTPMQREVYAENCPDLLGVTVQNFRDDPKVASSNAASGLRFERLVRAYCGSYDDLLKSMEEEYAKRDGGEPRFAAYQAIGWGALTPEQLVKLSEEVKQKCPNVEFVRADHYFELQRAARKQVED from the coding sequence ATGCTTCGCACCTCTCCATGCGCTCTCGCAGCACTATGCTGCCTGCTCGCCATCGCATCAGCCAATGCTGCTAGAGCACAAGCCGCCGACGGCCTCACTTGGCCCGCAGGCCAAGTCCTCCCCCACTTTCCAACGCCGGCGCCGCAACTCGATGCGCTCGATGTCAGCGGCCTCTCCCCCGACGAGCAACTGACGTTTTGCGCGCTCGCCGGCCAAGTGAACCGTCGGCAACCCCGTTTGGCGCTCATCGACAGCCGCCACGAGCCGGAGCGCGAGGCGTGGTTCCGCGAGCCGACAATCGACTTGGACCTCAACCCGCCGTTCACCGCGGCGACCAAGCACAAGCTACTCGCCAAGTATGCGAAGGAAGTCGCGGGCGTGGTACTCTACGATCCTTCCCGCAACGCCCATCTTCGCAACGTGGCGTTCACCGCCGCTGGACTGCGCAAGGCGCTACCCGTCACCCGCGCAACCTACGCTGCGCTGAAGCAGCAGGGGATCGAGCTGCCCATTCTGGAAGACCTCACCTCGCTGAAAGCAACGACCGCGCTCGAGGCCTACGAATACCTGCTCAACACCTACTGGCCCCGGTGCGAGAAGCGGTTCCTCGTGAGCTCTCGCCCCGAGGGCCGCGACGGCGACTACTACCACACACGCGACCTGGCTGCCGCGTGCGGCGCGGCGACCATCTGGCTCGACTGTCAGGACGAGGCCCAGCGCGAACTCTACGGCAAATTTCTGGATGACATGCCTGCCGGAAACGCGGTTGTTCTCGGCTGGTATACGACCGAGCGTTCGGGCATGACGACGACCACGAAGTTCGGCATCGGCATGGTCCCCTCCGATCACTTTCGCAACGCGACGATCTTCGCCGGCGGTTCGCACAAGATCACGCCGCCGCGGACGCCCCCGACGCCGACGCTGCAAAACAAGCTCTACATCACGATCTTCCTTAGCGACGGCGACAACATCCAGTACACGCAGTGCACGATGCGTCGCCTGTGGGATCAGGCCGCCGAAGCCCGCGGCAAGGTCCCGCTTAACTGGACGATGCCGCCGGGGCTCGTCGACGTCGCCCCCGCCATCTTGAATTACTACTACTCGACGGCAACGCTCAACGACTGCTTCGTCTGCGGCCCCTCGGGCATGGGCTACATCATGCCGGTGAACACGCTCGCCGAACCTGGCGCCCCGCTAGGAAGCGCGATTGACGATCGCGATCGCCTCGCCGCGTTCACGCAGCTCTCTGCTCGCTACCTGCAGCGAGCGGGCCTCAAGGTCGTCACCGTTTGGGACAACCTCACCCCGATGCAGCGGGAAGTCTACGCCGAAAATTGCCCCGACTTGCTCGGCGTCACGGTGCAAAACTTCCGCGACGACCCCAAGGTCGCCTCGAGCAACGCCGCCTCGGGCCTTCGCTTCGAACGGTTGGTGCGGGCCTACTGCGGTTCGTACGACGATCTACTCAAGTCGATGGAGGAAGAGTACGCCAAACGCGACGGCGGCGAGCCCCGCTTCGCCGCTTACCAAGCCATTGGCTGGGGAGCCCTGACGCCCGAACAGCTGGTGAAACTCTCGGAAGAAGTGAAGCAAAAGTGCCCGAACGTTGAATTTGTACGGGCGGATCACTATTTTGAGCTGCAGCGTGCGGCCCGCAAGCAAGTGGAGGACTGA
- a CDS encoding sigma-70 family RNA polymerase sigma factor: MAADDAPHDTQLLARLRSGDEAALAEFVEANRPALMAFLHSRIGAHLAKKTEADDILQDACLEACRSLDKAPLDTWDPLHWLFQICERKIIDAHRRHFASQKRDASREAALPDSDDGGGLANLLAASMTTPSAAFSRDQRQLRVLAALDTLPEEQREAIRLRYLVGLPSKEIAQKLGKTDGAIRVMLSRSLGKLQEMLAED, encoded by the coding sequence ATGGCGGCCGACGACGCCCCTCATGATACGCAACTCCTGGCCCGACTTCGATCGGGCGACGAAGCGGCTTTGGCCGAATTCGTCGAAGCGAATCGCCCCGCGCTGATGGCGTTCCTCCACAGCCGCATCGGCGCCCACCTGGCGAAGAAGACCGAGGCCGACGACATCCTGCAAGACGCCTGCCTGGAGGCCTGCCGCTCGCTCGACAAGGCCCCGCTCGACACGTGGGATCCGCTCCACTGGCTATTCCAGATTTGCGAGCGGAAGATCATCGACGCCCACCGCCGCCACTTTGCCAGCCAAAAGCGCGACGCCTCGCGCGAAGCCGCCCTCCCCGACAGCGACGACGGCGGCGGTTTGGCGAACCTGCTGGCCGCCAGCATGACGACCCCGAGCGCTGCGTTTTCCCGCGATCAACGCCAGCTGCGCGTGCTGGCAGCCCTCGATACGCTGCCGGAGGAGCAGCGGGAAGCCATTCGCCTGCGGTATTTAGTGGGATTGCCTTCCAAAGAGATCGCCCAGAAACTGGGAAAGACCGACGGCGCCATCCGCGTGATGCTCTCGCGTTCACTAGGTAAACTACAAGAGATGCTCGCCGAAGATTGA